A stretch of Capricornis sumatraensis isolate serow.1 chromosome 10, serow.2, whole genome shotgun sequence DNA encodes these proteins:
- the TACR2 gene encoding substance-K receptor yields the protein MGACVVMTDINISSGLDSNATGITAFSMPGWQLALWTAAYLALVLVAVMGNATVIWIILAHQRMRTVTNYFIVNLALADLCMAAFNAAFNFVYASHNIWYFGRAFCYFQNLFPITAMFVSIYSMTAIAADRYMAIVHPFQPRLSAPGTRAVIAGIWLVALALAFPQCFYSTITMDEGATKCVVAWPEDSGGKMLLLYHLVVIALIYFLPLVVMFVTYSVIGLTLWRRSVPGHQAHGANLRHLQAKKKFVKTMVLVVVTFAICWLPYHLYFMLGTFQEDIYCHKFIQQVYLALFWLAMSSTMYNPIIYCCLNHRFRSGFRLAFRCCPWVTPTEEDKMELTHTPSLSTRVNRCHTKEIFFMSGDLAPSEAVNGQAESPQAGVSTEP from the exons ATGGGGGCCTGTGTCGTGATGACCGATATAAACATCTCGTCTGGCCTTGACAGCAACGCCACGGGCATCACAGCCTTCTCCATGCCCGGCTGGCAGCTGGCActgtggaccgcagcctaccTGGCCCTGGTGCTGGTGGCTGTGATGGGTAATGCCACAGTCATCTGGATCATTCTGGCCCATCAGAGGATGCGCACAGTCACCAACTACTTCATCGTCAACCTGGCCCTGGCCGACCTCTGCATGGCTGCCTTCAACGCTGCCTTCAACTTCGTCTACGCCAGCCACAACATCTGGTACTTTGGCCGTGCCTTCTGCTACTTCCAGAACCTCTTCCCCATCACAGCCATGTTCGTCAGTATCTACTCCATGACTGCCATTGCTGCTGACAG GTACATGGCCATCGTCCACCCCTTCCAGCCCCGGCTTTCAGCTCCTGGCACCAGAGCGGTCATTGCTGGCATCTGGCTGGTGGCCCTGGCCCTCGCCTTCCCCCAGTGCTTCTACTCCACCATCACCATGGATGAGGGCGCCACCAAGTGCGTGGTGGCCTGGCCTGAAGACAGCGGTGGCAAGATGCTCCTTCT GTACCATCTCGTAGTGATCGCCCTCATTTACTTCCTGCCTCTCGTGGTGATGTTCGTCACCTACAGTGTCATCGGACTCACGCTCTGGAGACGCTCTGTCCCGGGGCACCAGGCTCATGGTGCCAACTTGCGCCACCTGCAGGCCAAGAAGAAG TTCGTGAAGAccatggtgctggtggtggtgacaTTTGCCATCTGCTGGCTGCCCTACCACCTCTACTTCATGCTGGGCACCTTCCAGGAGGACATCTACTGCCACAAGTTCATCCAGCAGGTCTACCTGGCGCTCTTCTGGCTGGCCATGAGCTCCACCATGTACAATCCCATCATCTACTGCTGCCTCAACCACAG GTTTCGCTCTGGATTCCGGCTTGCTTTCCGTTGCTGTCCATGGGTCACGCCAACCGAGGAGGACAAGATGGAGCTGACCCACACTCCATCCCTCTCCACGAGGGTCAACAGGTGTCACactaaagagatttttttcatgTCTGGGGATCTGGCCCCCTCTGAGGCGGTCAACGGGCAGGCTGAAAGCCCCCAGGCTGGAGTGTCTACTGAACCCTGA